One genomic window of Atribacteraceae bacterium includes the following:
- the dapB gene encoding 4-hydroxy-tetrahydrodipicolinate reductase: MGNIRVCVVGAAGKMGQEVIRTVCRKSGMELAGAIDVAAVGQDAGLVAGIDRLGVMIKGEAEEALMQDRYDVVVDFTQAEALRQNLPHYLEHKVSLVIGTTGLAKDEISGFAEKTKKAGIGCLFAPNFAIGAVLMMQFARIAARYMDRAEIIEFHHPQKKDAPSGTAIKTAEGIREERDIIFEDHSTEMVKGSRGGVVGSVNIHSVRLPGYIAHQEVIFGGEGQTLTIRHDSLSRISFMPGVVLAVRHVAAHQGFFYGLESILDL, translated from the coding sequence ATGGGAAATATACGGGTCTGTGTGGTCGGCGCAGCAGGTAAGATGGGGCAAGAAGTTATCCGCACTGTATGCCGTAAGTCAGGTATGGAGCTGGCCGGAGCAATCGATGTGGCTGCTGTCGGCCAGGATGCCGGTCTGGTGGCCGGAATCGATCGATTGGGTGTAATGATAAAAGGAGAGGCAGAGGAGGCCTTGATGCAAGACAGGTATGATGTCGTGGTTGATTTTACCCAGGCAGAAGCTCTGCGTCAAAACTTGCCTCACTATCTCGAGCATAAGGTATCCCTGGTGATTGGAACCACTGGATTGGCCAAAGATGAAATCAGTGGTTTCGCCGAGAAGACAAAAAAAGCAGGAATCGGCTGTTTGTTTGCCCCCAATTTCGCAATCGGAGCAGTTCTGATGATGCAGTTTGCCCGGATAGCCGCCCGGTACATGGACCGGGCTGAAATTATTGAATTTCACCATCCCCAGAAAAAAGACGCACCCTCCGGGACAGCGATTAAAACCGCTGAAGGCATCCGAGAAGAACGGGATATCATCTTCGAAGACCACAGTACGGAAATGGTGAAAGGATCCCGGGGAGGAGTGGTTGGTTCGGTGAACATCCACAGTGTCCGTTTGCCCGGTTATATTGCTCACCAGGAAGTGATTTTCGGAGGAGAGGGTCAGACACTCACCATCCGGCACGACTCGTTAAGCCGCATTTCCTTTATGCCCGGGGTGGTGTTGGCCGTCCGTCACGTGGCCGCCCATCAGGGCTTTTTTTATGGCCTGGAGTCGATCCTGGATCTGTAA
- a CDS encoding LL-diaminopimelate aminotransferase yields MITIDVAQRVQQLPSYLFAEIEQKMDEARSRGVEILNLGIGDPDLPTPEFIVERLCWEARRQENHQYPSYRGLKAFREAVTQWYARRFGVTFDPGGEVVSLIGSKEGIAHFPLCVINPGDLVLASDPGYPVYKIGTMLAGGNSVALPLLRKNAFLPDFSMFPESILERTRLIFLNYPNNPTAAVASIDFFREVIARAKTYDWIVAHDLAYSEVSYDGYRAPSIFQVEGARDVAIEFHSLSKTFNMAGWRIGFAIGNARLVEVLGRIKTNIDSGIFNAVQWAGAEALSRVDEVLEANLPIYTRRRNLVVNTFQEMGFELELPKASFYIWIPVPGGYDSRSFTSYLLERSGVVVAPGVGFGKYGEGYVRISLTSRDEVLVQAMERIRTGLRGG; encoded by the coding sequence TTGATCACAATAGACGTTGCTCAGCGAGTACAGCAGCTGCCGTCGTACCTGTTTGCCGAAATTGAGCAGAAAATGGACGAAGCCAGAAGCCGGGGAGTGGAAATCCTGAACCTGGGAATCGGGGATCCAGACCTGCCGACCCCGGAGTTTATCGTGGAGCGTTTGTGTTGGGAAGCACGGCGGCAGGAAAATCATCAATATCCTTCTTACCGGGGCTTAAAAGCTTTTCGGGAAGCGGTGACCCAATGGTATGCCCGGCGCTTCGGAGTGACCTTTGATCCCGGAGGGGAAGTGGTATCTTTGATCGGGTCAAAAGAAGGAATTGCCCATTTTCCTTTGTGCGTAATCAATCCGGGCGACCTTGTCCTCGCTTCTGACCCCGGTTATCCGGTTTATAAAATCGGTACCATGCTGGCCGGCGGCAACTCTGTTGCGTTGCCCCTCCTGCGGAAAAATGCCTTTCTTCCTGATTTTTCCATGTTTCCGGAGAGCATTCTGGAACGAACCCGGCTGATTTTCCTCAATTATCCCAACAACCCGACGGCCGCTGTAGCGTCTATTGATTTCTTCCGGGAGGTGATAGCGCGAGCAAAGACATATGACTGGATCGTCGCTCACGACTTGGCCTATTCGGAGGTGAGTTACGATGGCTATCGGGCACCGTCCATTTTCCAGGTGGAGGGAGCCCGGGATGTAGCCATCGAGTTTCATTCGCTGTCCAAGACTTTCAATATGGCCGGTTGGCGGATCGGGTTTGCCATCGGCAATGCCCGGCTCGTTGAGGTGCTGGGCCGGATAAAAACCAACATCGATTCCGGGATATTCAATGCGGTCCAATGGGCGGGAGCAGAAGCGCTCTCCCGGGTCGATGAAGTTCTGGAGGCGAATTTACCGATTTATACCCGCCGGCGGAACCTGGTGGTGAATACCTTCCAGGAAATGGGTTTCGAACTCGAGCTTCCCAAAGCGTCTTTCTATATCTGGATTCCGGTACCGGGAGGGTACGATTCGAGGTCTTTCACTTCTTATCTTTTAGAGCGGTCCGGTGTGGTGGTGGCTCCGGGGGTCGGGTTCGGTAAATATGGCGAAGGGTATGTGCGTATTTCGCTCACTTCCCGAGATGAAGTGTTGGTCCAGGCCATGGAGCGGATTCGAACAGGATTGCGAGGTGGATGA
- the lysA gene encoding diaminopimelate decarboxylase, translating to MLGNKSYNERGCLTIAGCDLATLGQELGTPLYIIDEDWLRQTMREYRSAFARFYPDSTIAYAGKAFLTSALCRILLEEGLWLDTVSGGEFYLAMQSGFSTSRILFHGNNKQEQEIDIVFNEGIGRWVVDSEQELDMLLNEAPRSRKGKLPLFFRITPGIDPHTHEFITTGRVDSKFGLPLVEGIAHRVIERSLQSGLFEIKGLHCHIGSQVASLDPFLKTVDAMVEFMVAFRQATGYIFAELDVGGGLGVPYLDEEEGRFPTIEEYAQAVSVRLRERCRKAGYPLPHLFVEPGRSIVNIAGSTLYRVGTVKRIPGVKTYVAVDGGMTDNPRPILYGARYQAQIVNRFPGDGARESFSIVGKCCESGDVIIPETVMAPIEPGDYLLVEGTGAYNYSMASNYNYLPRPGVVFLSGGVARLVVRPENWYDLIRRDITPEELQVGEQTATE from the coding sequence ATGCTTGGGAACAAGAGTTACAATGAACGAGGATGTCTGACGATCGCCGGGTGCGACCTGGCGACTCTGGGACAGGAGTTGGGAACACCTCTTTATATCATCGACGAGGACTGGCTTCGTCAAACCATGCGGGAGTACCGTAGCGCTTTTGCGAGATTCTATCCGGACTCGACGATCGCCTATGCCGGCAAGGCTTTTCTCACATCAGCCCTCTGCCGGATTTTATTGGAGGAGGGCCTATGGCTGGACACCGTATCGGGCGGAGAATTTTATCTGGCCATGCAAAGCGGTTTTTCCACCTCCCGTATCCTGTTTCACGGAAACAACAAACAGGAACAGGAGATCGATATTGTCTTCAATGAGGGGATTGGCCGCTGGGTGGTGGACAGCGAGCAGGAGCTGGACATGCTTTTGAACGAAGCCCCCCGATCCCGGAAGGGGAAACTGCCGCTTTTTTTCCGGATCACTCCGGGGATCGACCCGCATACCCATGAGTTTATCACCACTGGCCGGGTGGACAGCAAATTTGGTTTACCCCTGGTGGAGGGCATTGCACACCGGGTTATCGAGCGATCCCTGCAAAGCGGTCTGTTCGAGATCAAGGGCCTGCACTGCCATATCGGTTCCCAAGTCGCTTCATTGGATCCATTTTTGAAGACGGTCGATGCGATGGTTGAATTTATGGTTGCATTCCGTCAGGCAACCGGTTATATTTTTGCCGAACTTGATGTGGGCGGAGGACTGGGTGTTCCGTACCTGGATGAGGAAGAAGGGCGTTTCCCCACCATTGAAGAGTATGCGCAGGCGGTTTCTGTCCGCTTGCGGGAACGATGCCGGAAAGCTGGGTATCCTCTGCCCCATCTGTTTGTCGAACCGGGTCGGTCCATCGTCAACATCGCCGGAAGCACCCTGTACCGGGTGGGAACTGTCAAACGGATTCCCGGGGTTAAAACCTACGTAGCGGTGGATGGAGGCATGACCGACAATCCCAGGCCAATCCTGTACGGTGCCCGCTACCAGGCTCAGATTGTCAACCGCTTTCCCGGTGACGGCGCGCGCGAGTCTTTCTCGATTGTGGGGAAGTGCTGTGAATCGGGTGATGTGATTATTCCCGAAACGGTGATGGCCCCGATCGAACCGGGAGACTATTTGCTGGTTGAAGGGACCGGTGCGTATAATTATTCGATGGCGTCGAATTATAATTACCTACCTCGCCCAGGGGTTGTCTTCCTGAGCGGGGGAGTAGCCAGACTCGTCGTCCGTCCGGAGAATTGGTATGATCTTATCCGCCGGGATATCACCCCGGAAGAGTTACAGGTCGGTGAACAGACCGCAACGGAATAA
- the dapF gene encoding diaminopimelate epimerase, whose translation MDFVKMQGLGNDFILMDGKIVASISDLPEFTRQICDRHYGVGADGLILVDQNAVDQSIGMRVINSDGSTAEMCGNGIRCLARYVYERGIRREKSFPVRTGAGIITPEVLVSDGKVSIVRVDMGKPSFSPVDIFLDDQGMEARAGEYNLAVDNRIFSFMPVSMGNPHAVIFELPDSWMVYGAILEAHPRFTRKTNVEFVRIINSREAEVKVWERGAGATLACGTGACAVLVASVRKGLLKREASFHLPGGTLKVAWPNDDSAVLMEGPAEEVFTGTIIQANLR comes from the coding sequence ATGGATTTTGTGAAAATGCAGGGTCTGGGTAACGATTTTATCTTGATGGATGGTAAGATAGTAGCGTCAATTTCTGATCTCCCTGAGTTCACCCGGCAGATCTGTGATCGTCATTACGGGGTGGGGGCTGACGGATTGATCCTGGTGGACCAGAATGCGGTTGACCAAAGCATCGGCATGCGGGTGATCAATTCCGATGGCAGCACAGCGGAAATGTGCGGAAACGGAATCCGGTGCCTGGCCCGTTATGTCTATGAGCGTGGAATCCGTCGGGAGAAGAGTTTTCCGGTGCGTACCGGGGCGGGGATAATTACGCCGGAAGTCTTGGTGTCTGATGGAAAAGTCAGTATCGTACGGGTGGACATGGGTAAGCCGTCTTTCTCCCCGGTCGATATATTCCTGGATGATCAGGGAATGGAGGCGAGAGCGGGAGAATACAACCTGGCAGTCGATAACCGGATCTTCAGTTTTATGCCCGTGTCGATGGGGAATCCGCATGCGGTCATTTTTGAACTGCCGGACAGCTGGATGGTATACGGGGCGATCCTGGAAGCTCACCCCCGGTTTACCCGGAAAACCAACGTGGAATTTGTACGGATTATCAACTCCCGCGAGGCGGAAGTGAAAGTTTGGGAACGCGGTGCGGGAGCGACTTTAGCCTGTGGAACCGGGGCCTGCGCGGTCCTGGTCGCCTCGGTGCGGAAGGGTCTCCTTAAACGGGAAGCCTCTTTCCACCTGCCGGGAGGAACCCTTAAGGTGGCATGGCCTAATGACGACTCAGCGGTGTTGATGGAAGGACCGGCTGAAGAAGTCTTCACCGGAACAATTATACAGGCGAATCTGCGTTAA